Proteins from one Balaenoptera musculus isolate JJ_BM4_2016_0621 chromosome 7, mBalMus1.pri.v3, whole genome shotgun sequence genomic window:
- the LOC118897692 gene encoding cytohesin-interacting protein isoform X1, which translates to MSLQRLMQQSSNGNFVEYCTGPAYSSYPTLTGSFPMDDNRRLQMLADTVATLPRGRKQLALTRSSSLGDFSWSQRKLVTVEKQDNGKFGFEIQTYRLQNQNTCSPEMCTLICKIQEDSPAHCAGLQAGDVLANINGVSTEGFTHKQVVDLIRSSGNLLTIETLNGTMILKRTELEAKLQVLKQTLKRKWVEFRSLQLQEQRLLHGDAANCPSLENMDIDESALFGPLPGSALLDRSRLSSESSCKSCLSSMTIDSEDGYQTCVSEDSSREAFSRQTSTDDECFVLKDGDDFLKRCSSRRNQSISSASSGSMSPLWEGNFSSMFGTLPRKSRRGSVRKQLLKFIPGLHRAVEEEESRF; encoded by the exons ATGTCTTTACAAAGGCTCATGCAACAGAGCAGCAATGGCAATTTCGTGGAGTACTGCACTGGTCCAGCGTATAGCTCTTACCCCACACTCACAGGCAGCTTTCCCATGGATGATAATAGAAGGCTTCAAATGCTGGCAGATACTGTGGCTACTTTGCCTCGGGGAAGAAAGCAG CTTGCTCTGACGAGATCAAGTTCTTTAGGTGACTTTTCCTGGTCTCAAAg aaagCTTGTTACTGTGGAAAAACAAGATAATGGAAAATTTGGGTTTGAAATTCAG ACTTACAGGCTCCAAAACCAGAACACCTGCTCCCCAGAGATGTGTACCCTGATCTGCAAAATCCAGGAAGATAGCCCAGCACACTGCGCTGGCCTGCAAGCTG GTGATGTCCTTGCAAATATCAATGGTGTGAGCACAGAAGGTTTTACCCACAAACAAGTTGTTGACCTGATCAGATCATCAGGAAACCTGCTAAC gaTAGAGACTCTTAATGGAACAATGATTCTCAAAAGAACAGAGCTTGAGGCAAAGCTGCAAGTTTTAAAG caAACCTTGAAGAGAAAATGGGTGGAGTTCAGATCTCTGCAGTTACAGGAACAACGCCTGCTTCATG GTGATGCAGCTAACTGCCCAAGTTTGGAAAATATGGACATAGATGAATCAGCTTTGTTTGGACCGCTGCCTGGTTCAGCTCTCCTGGACCGGAGTCGATTATCCAGTGAGAGCAGCTGTAAGAGCTGCCTGAGCTCCATGACAATAGACAGTGAGGATGGGTACCAGACATGTGTGTCTGAAGACTCGAGCAGGGAAGCCTTCAGCCGGCAGACAAGCACAGATGATGAGTGTTTTGTCCTCAAGGATGGGGATGATTTTCTGAAGAGGTGTTCTTCGAGGAGGAACCAGAGCATTAGTTCTGCTAGTAGTGGGTCCATGTCTCCCTTGTGGGAAGGCAACTTCTCAAGCATGTTTGGGACCCTGCCCAGGAAAAGCAGAAGGGGAAGTGTCCGGAAACAGCTCTTAAAATTCATCCCTGGCCTTCACCGCGctgtggaagaggaagagagtcGCTTTTAA
- the LOC118897692 gene encoding cytohesin-interacting protein isoform X2 has protein sequence MRLMQQSSNGNFVEYCTGPAYSSYPTLTGSFPMDDNRRLQMLADTVATLPRGRKQLALTRSSSLGDFSWSQRKLVTVEKQDNGKFGFEIQTYRLQNQNTCSPEMCTLICKIQEDSPAHCAGLQAGDVLANINGVSTEGFTHKQVVDLIRSSGNLLTIETLNGTMILKRTELEAKLQVLKQTLKRKWVEFRSLQLQEQRLLHGDAANCPSLENMDIDESALFGPLPGSALLDRSRLSSESSCKSCLSSMTIDSEDGYQTCVSEDSSREAFSRQTSTDDECFVLKDGDDFLKRCSSRRNQSISSASSGSMSPLWEGNFSSMFGTLPRKSRRGSVRKQLLKFIPGLHRAVEEEESRF, from the exons ATGAG GCTCATGCAACAGAGCAGCAATGGCAATTTCGTGGAGTACTGCACTGGTCCAGCGTATAGCTCTTACCCCACACTCACAGGCAGCTTTCCCATGGATGATAATAGAAGGCTTCAAATGCTGGCAGATACTGTGGCTACTTTGCCTCGGGGAAGAAAGCAG CTTGCTCTGACGAGATCAAGTTCTTTAGGTGACTTTTCCTGGTCTCAAAg aaagCTTGTTACTGTGGAAAAACAAGATAATGGAAAATTTGGGTTTGAAATTCAG ACTTACAGGCTCCAAAACCAGAACACCTGCTCCCCAGAGATGTGTACCCTGATCTGCAAAATCCAGGAAGATAGCCCAGCACACTGCGCTGGCCTGCAAGCTG GTGATGTCCTTGCAAATATCAATGGTGTGAGCACAGAAGGTTTTACCCACAAACAAGTTGTTGACCTGATCAGATCATCAGGAAACCTGCTAAC gaTAGAGACTCTTAATGGAACAATGATTCTCAAAAGAACAGAGCTTGAGGCAAAGCTGCAAGTTTTAAAG caAACCTTGAAGAGAAAATGGGTGGAGTTCAGATCTCTGCAGTTACAGGAACAACGCCTGCTTCATG GTGATGCAGCTAACTGCCCAAGTTTGGAAAATATGGACATAGATGAATCAGCTTTGTTTGGACCGCTGCCTGGTTCAGCTCTCCTGGACCGGAGTCGATTATCCAGTGAGAGCAGCTGTAAGAGCTGCCTGAGCTCCATGACAATAGACAGTGAGGATGGGTACCAGACATGTGTGTCTGAAGACTCGAGCAGGGAAGCCTTCAGCCGGCAGACAAGCACAGATGATGAGTGTTTTGTCCTCAAGGATGGGGATGATTTTCTGAAGAGGTGTTCTTCGAGGAGGAACCAGAGCATTAGTTCTGCTAGTAGTGGGTCCATGTCTCCCTTGTGGGAAGGCAACTTCTCAAGCATGTTTGGGACCCTGCCCAGGAAAAGCAGAAGGGGAAGTGTCCGGAAACAGCTCTTAAAATTCATCCCTGGCCTTCACCGCGctgtggaagaggaagagagtcGCTTTTAA